The following are from one region of the Fundidesulfovibrio soli genome:
- the asnB gene encoding asparagine synthase (glutamine-hydrolyzing), which translates to MCGIAGFVHTGGEPLPQDAAQVLEGMTSRMAHRGPDGWGHMLRGPAALGHRRLSIIDLSSGGQPMEHHSGRCAVTFNGEIYNYREIKAELEARGHSFRTSSDTEVILAGWLEWGPDCLDRFEGMFAFALWDDASRTLFCARDRFGKKPFFYTLQNGAFVFASELTALTQYPGLKLSVAPETLARFLAYEYVPTPDSIYREVRKLPPSHYLLLRDSQVVVEPYWQLPGPEPTHATEEELCEELRERLTLAVKRRLVSDVPLGVFLSGGIDSSIVAGLMAQLAPRIKTFSIGFQEASYDESSYARLVAKRWETDHHERILAAEDCADLLPEIVTRFDEPMADPSIAPTYLLSKITREKVTVALGGDGADELFSGYEHFIGLKASRWYNALPGFLRRGVVEPLCGVLPASEGYVNLRLGAATFLAGATKPEWLRIQTWLTALHPAQQRALWLDQGMGALRGDNLYASTKRIFERAPGSVMDKAAHTYARQFLLDYILVKVDRCTMMHSLEARAPFLDRGVAEFACRLPFDFKLRGLKRKYILKKALADVLPKEILTRNKRGFLIPVAKWLRGRLRPLVDELLGEAHLRAQGLFEPKAVRALVEEHASGRADRRKELWTLLVLQLWLKHNNPSIG; encoded by the coding sequence ATGTGCGGCATAGCCGGTTTCGTGCACACGGGCGGCGAGCCCCTGCCCCAGGACGCGGCCCAGGTCCTGGAGGGCATGACCTCGCGCATGGCCCACCGCGGCCCCGACGGATGGGGGCACATGCTGCGCGGCCCGGCCGCCCTGGGCCACCGCAGGCTCTCCATCATCGACCTCTCCAGCGGCGGCCAGCCCATGGAGCACCATTCGGGCCGCTGCGCCGTGACCTTCAACGGCGAGATCTACAACTACCGCGAGATCAAGGCCGAGCTTGAGGCCAGAGGGCACAGCTTCCGCACAAGCTCCGACACGGAGGTCATCCTGGCGGGCTGGCTGGAGTGGGGGCCGGACTGCCTGGACCGCTTCGAGGGCATGTTCGCCTTCGCCCTCTGGGACGACGCCAGCCGCACCCTGTTCTGCGCCCGCGACCGCTTCGGCAAGAAGCCCTTCTTTTACACCCTGCAGAACGGCGCGTTCGTCTTCGCCTCGGAGCTTACGGCCCTGACGCAATACCCGGGCCTGAAGCTCAGCGTGGCCCCCGAGACCCTGGCCCGCTTCCTGGCCTACGAATACGTGCCCACCCCGGACAGCATCTACCGGGAGGTGCGCAAGCTGCCGCCCTCGCACTACCTGCTGCTGCGGGACTCCCAGGTGGTGGTGGAGCCGTATTGGCAGCTGCCCGGGCCCGAGCCCACCCACGCCACCGAGGAGGAGCTCTGCGAGGAGCTGCGCGAGCGCCTGACCCTGGCCGTGAAGCGCAGGCTCGTCTCGGACGTGCCCCTGGGCGTGTTCCTCTCCGGCGGCATCGACTCCTCCATCGTGGCCGGGCTCATGGCCCAGCTGGCCCCGCGCATCAAGACCTTCTCCATCGGCTTCCAGGAAGCCAGCTACGACGAGTCCTCCTATGCGCGCCTGGTGGCCAAACGCTGGGAGACGGACCACCACGAGCGCATCCTGGCCGCCGAGGACTGCGCCGACCTGCTGCCCGAGATCGTCACCCGCTTCGACGAACCCATGGCCGACCCCTCCATCGCGCCCACCTACCTGCTCTCCAAGATCACCCGGGAGAAGGTCACCGTGGCCCTGGGCGGCGACGGCGCGGACGAGCTGTTCTCCGGCTACGAGCACTTCATCGGCTTGAAGGCCTCGCGCTGGTACAACGCCCTGCCCGGTTTCCTGCGCCGGGGCGTGGTGGAGCCGCTGTGCGGCGTGCTGCCCGCCTCGGAGGGCTACGTGAACCTGCGCCTGGGCGCGGCCACCTTCCTGGCCGGGGCCACGAAGCCCGAGTGGCTGCGCATACAGACCTGGCTCACGGCCCTGCACCCCGCGCAGCAGCGCGCCCTCTGGCTGGACCAGGGCATGGGCGCGCTCAGGGGCGACAACCTCTACGCCTCCACCAAGCGCATCTTCGAGCGCGCGCCCGGCTCCGTCATGGACAAGGCCGCCCACACCTACGCCAGGCAGTTCCTGCTGGACTACATCCTGGTCAAGGTGGACCGCTGCACCATGATGCACTCCCTGGAGGCCCGCGCCCCCTTCCTGGATCGCGGCGTGGCCGAGTTCGCCTGCCGCCTGCCTTTCGATTTCAAGCTGCGCGGGCTTAAGCGCAAGTACATCCTGAAGAAGGCCCTGGCGGACGTGCTGCCCAAAGAGATTCTCACGCGCAACAAGCGCGGCTTCCTGATCCCGGTGGCCAAGTGGCTGCGCGGCAGGCTCCGCCCCCTGGTGGACGAACTGCTGGGCGAAGCGCACCTGCGCGCCCAGGGCCTGTTCGAGCCCAAGGCCGTGCGCGCCCTGGTGGAGGAGCACGCCTCCGGCCGCGCCGACCGCCGCAAGGAGCTGTGGACCCTGCTGGTGCTCCAGCTCTGGCTCAAGCACAACAACCCGAGCATCGGCTAA
- a CDS encoding PilZ domain-containing protein: protein MSIRVLLVSEEGPARRGYLLAIGGPDVQVDVVDSPRSVKERIQTSTYQGVVVDMHTLMRDRTYDKRELFRLEERLPVIRVRLDPATGDIAGVSCGEAIRGKASLKEFIVSQCGCAKSSASPLAHGVPLNLAVMICPSRSSPEEACGKSVTLRVALAGCSVFAPAPPEEGALVWLVFPDLNDRTPIPSRVVWRVPWGGKRAAPGMGLAFASLTQAQLRELTDMGLSGPQPPLAPDLQDV, encoded by the coding sequence ATGAGCATTCGGGTGTTGCTCGTCTCCGAGGAGGGACCCGCCAGGCGGGGCTACCTGCTCGCCATCGGAGGGCCAGACGTCCAGGTGGACGTGGTGGACTCGCCCCGCAGCGTGAAGGAGCGCATCCAGACATCTACCTACCAGGGCGTCGTGGTGGACATGCACACCCTGATGCGCGACCGGACCTACGACAAGCGAGAGCTCTTCAGGCTGGAGGAGCGCCTCCCGGTGATCCGCGTGAGGCTGGACCCGGCCACGGGCGACATTGCGGGAGTCTCCTGCGGGGAGGCCATCCGCGGCAAGGCCAGTTTGAAGGAGTTCATCGTCAGTCAGTGCGGCTGCGCCAAGTCCTCGGCGTCCCCTCTGGCGCATGGCGTGCCCCTCAATCTTGCCGTGATGATCTGCCCCTCAAGGAGCAGCCCGGAAGAGGCGTGCGGCAAGTCCGTGACGCTGCGCGTGGCTTTGGCCGGGTGTTCCGTGTTCGCGCCGGCGCCGCCCGAGGAAGGGGCGCTGGTCTGGCTCGTCTTCCCCGACCTGAACGACCGCACGCCCATACCCTCCCGCGTGGTCTGGCGGGTGCCCTGGGGCGGCAAGCGCGCCGCGCCGGGCATGGGGCTCGCGTTCGCCTCGCTCACGCAGGCCCAATTGCGCGAACTGACGGACATGGGGCTTTCCGGCCCGCAGCCGCCCCTTGCCCCGGACCTCCAGGACGTGTAG
- a CDS encoding glycosyltransferase family protein, translating into MARILYGVHGSQHGHAIRALTLARRFPQHEFLFVTSEEAAGILRRDYRVETALNPGTRYKNYSLDLWETVKLGVKTLARRESELKRLGRVIESFKPDACISDYEYFVPIAAKRAGVRCLSIDHQHVITLCQHRLPRSVWWDLRSTSFSVDNLFSNSTDHLVISFYQPPLKPGPHRAISPPIHREKVFEHTPSIGGHVLVYQSCSICDRFVPLLKTLGRPVIVYGYHRDEVDGPLTFKTFSEDGLLEDMASAAYVICGGGHTLMSEALYYGKPIISLPVKGAFEQWLNAHYLQKLGYGLHLDMHHLDEAAVSGFESQVERCRERVAAVDFRGNEYAFGLVESYIGGQRLPAVAKN; encoded by the coding sequence ATGGCACGCATCCTCTACGGCGTTCACGGCTCCCAGCACGGCCACGCCATCCGCGCCCTGACCCTGGCCCGGCGTTTCCCCCAGCACGAGTTCCTCTTCGTCACCAGCGAGGAGGCCGCCGGGATCCTGCGGCGCGACTACCGCGTGGAGACGGCGCTCAACCCCGGCACCCGCTACAAGAACTACTCCCTGGACCTCTGGGAGACCGTGAAGCTCGGCGTGAAGACCCTGGCGCGGCGCGAAAGCGAGCTCAAACGCCTGGGCCGCGTGATCGAGAGCTTCAAGCCCGACGCCTGCATCTCCGACTACGAATATTTCGTGCCCATCGCGGCCAAGCGCGCGGGGGTCCGCTGCCTCTCCATCGACCACCAGCACGTCATCACGCTCTGCCAGCACCGGCTGCCCCGCTCCGTCTGGTGGGACCTGCGCTCCACCTCCTTCTCCGTGGACAACCTTTTCTCCAACTCCACGGACCATTTGGTGATCTCCTTCTACCAGCCGCCGCTGAAGCCCGGGCCGCACAGGGCCATCTCGCCGCCCATCCACCGTGAGAAGGTCTTCGAGCACACGCCGAGCATCGGCGGGCACGTGCTCGTCTACCAGAGCTGCTCCATCTGCGACCGCTTCGTGCCCCTGCTCAAGACGCTGGGGCGCCCGGTGATCGTCTACGGCTACCACCGCGACGAGGTGGACGGCCCCCTGACCTTCAAGACCTTCAGCGAGGACGGCCTGCTCGAAGACATGGCCTCCGCCGCCTATGTGATCTGCGGCGGCGGGCACACGCTCATGAGCGAGGCCCTCTACTACGGCAAGCCCATCATTTCCCTGCCGGTCAAGGGCGCGTTCGAGCAGTGGCTCAACGCCCACTACCTGCAGAAGCTCGGCTACGGCCTGCATCTGGACATGCACCACCTGGACGAGGCCGCGGTCTCCGGCTTCGAGAGCCAGGTGGAGCGCTGCCGGGAGCGCGTGGCGGCGGTGGACTTCAGGGGCAACGAGTACGCCTTCGGGCTCGTGGAGAGCTACATAGGCGGCCAGCGCCTCCCCGCCGTTGCCAAGAATTGA
- a CDS encoding chemotaxis protein, with product MSQTNILLESGTNELEIVEFYIDEVGEDGATYRSHFGVNVAKVLEIIRKPKVTKLPSTPHPSVEGTFNLRSRIIPLIDLSVWLGKTMVETDNAKVIVSEFNNITNAFLVSGVTRIHRLSWEQVEPPSGYVASFSSNSFTGVIKFEDRIVLLLDMERIIWDLNPSLAMREDPDADSRVESGEGFQYRALVVDDSSSIRKLIVSTLTRDGYEVEQDINGQNAWERLLTIKKEAADRGLDILAMLNLVVSDIEMPAMDGHNLCKRIKEDPVLRDIPVILFSSLINDKLFHKGQSVGADDQVSKPEITTLTVRAKKLIEQKGKRLGL from the coding sequence ATGAGCCAGACCAACATTCTTCTCGAATCCGGGACCAACGAGCTGGAGATCGTCGAATTCTACATCGACGAAGTGGGCGAGGACGGCGCGACCTACCGCAGCCATTTCGGCGTGAACGTGGCCAAGGTGCTTGAGATCATCCGCAAGCCCAAGGTCACCAAGCTGCCGAGCACGCCCCACCCATCCGTGGAGGGCACCTTCAACCTGCGCTCGCGCATCATCCCGCTCATCGACCTGTCGGTCTGGCTGGGCAAGACCATGGTGGAGACGGACAACGCCAAGGTCATCGTCTCGGAGTTCAACAACATCACCAACGCCTTCCTGGTATCCGGCGTCACGCGCATCCACCGCCTGAGCTGGGAGCAGGTGGAGCCGCCCAGCGGCTACGTGGCCAGCTTCTCCTCCAACAGCTTCACCGGGGTCATCAAGTTCGAGGACCGCATCGTGCTCCTGCTCGACATGGAGCGCATCATCTGGGACCTCAACCCCAGCCTGGCCATGCGCGAAGACCCCGACGCCGACTCCCGCGTGGAGTCCGGCGAGGGCTTCCAGTACCGCGCCCTGGTGGTGGATGACTCCAGCTCCATCCGCAAGCTCATCGTCAGCACCCTGACCCGCGACGGGTACGAGGTCGAGCAGGACATCAACGGCCAGAACGCCTGGGAACGCCTGCTGACCATCAAGAAGGAAGCTGCGGATCGCGGGTTGGACATCCTGGCCATGCTCAACCTGGTGGTCTCCGACATCGAGATGCCCGCCATGGACGGCCACAACCTCTGCAAGCGCATCAAGGAAGACCCCGTGCTGCGCGACATCCCCGTGATCCTGTTCTCCTCGCTCATCAACGACAAGCTCTTCCACAAGGGCCAGTCCGTGGGCGCGGACGACCAGGTGTCCAAGCCTGAGATCACCACCCTGACGGTGCGGGCCAAGAAGCTCATCGAGCAGAAGGGCAAGCGCCTCGGTCTTTAG
- a CDS encoding radical SAM protein: protein MNAKRPLTPGSYYRLPWNLADNSITWLEPTTKCNLYCEGCYRENDPDGHKPLADVIRDLEQVRALRRTDGISIAGGEPLIYPDIVELVRYVAAQGWKPIINSNGQALTPALVRDLTKAGLVGFTMHVDSHQKRPGWIGKTEAELCELRLKLAKMIHEHSGGKVACAFNATIYRDTLDDIPMLTNWAQEHMDLVQTMVYILFRSAKTQWNFDVFVGGREVKPTELVYQLDHMETHKDIVAQEVADKIREVCPEFEPCAYLNGTEDPQSMKWLLTLRVGDKNRILGHLSPKFAEIVQSFHHLFFGTYLAYTRPWLTNTAQAMFPLALFDKSIRKIFGRWLKEPSKWTDCLHIQSIMIIQPCDVFDDGRQNMCDGCPDAIHYKGKMVWSCRVDELEKFGGFISCTPRGGCCGGAAQEAPAKVQAPQAPEGDTQPEAPEAETPEAAAPVAAPAPAVAEEHLPVSKEEALPQVKQMPLPVVHETPLPAVSEPTTKPAPAAAAAKPKAKPKAEAAAKKTKASKAKKSK from the coding sequence ATGAACGCGAAACGCCCCCTGACTCCCGGAAGCTATTACCGCCTCCCCTGGAACCTGGCCGACAACTCCATCACCTGGCTGGAGCCGACCACCAAGTGCAACCTCTATTGCGAAGGCTGCTATCGCGAGAACGACCCCGACGGGCACAAGCCCCTGGCGGACGTCATCCGCGACCTGGAGCAGGTTCGCGCGCTACGGCGCACCGACGGCATCTCCATCGCCGGCGGCGAACCCCTGATCTACCCCGACATCGTGGAGCTGGTGCGCTACGTGGCCGCCCAGGGCTGGAAGCCCATCATCAACTCCAACGGCCAGGCCCTGACGCCCGCCCTGGTGCGCGACCTGACCAAGGCCGGGCTGGTGGGCTTCACCATGCACGTGGACTCCCACCAGAAGCGCCCGGGCTGGATCGGCAAAACCGAGGCCGAGCTGTGCGAGCTGCGCCTGAAGCTGGCCAAGATGATCCACGAGCACAGCGGCGGCAAGGTGGCCTGCGCCTTCAACGCCACCATCTACCGCGACACCCTGGACGACATCCCCATGCTCACCAACTGGGCGCAGGAGCACATGGACCTGGTGCAGACCATGGTCTACATCCTGTTCCGCTCCGCCAAGACCCAATGGAATTTCGACGTGTTCGTGGGCGGGCGCGAGGTGAAGCCCACGGAGCTCGTCTACCAGCTGGACCACATGGAGACCCACAAGGACATCGTGGCCCAGGAAGTGGCCGACAAGATCCGCGAGGTCTGCCCCGAGTTCGAGCCCTGCGCCTACCTGAACGGCACCGAGGACCCGCAGTCCATGAAGTGGCTGCTCACCCTGCGCGTGGGCGACAAGAACCGCATCCTGGGGCACCTCTCGCCCAAGTTCGCCGAGATCGTCCAGAGCTTCCACCACCTGTTCTTCGGCACCTACCTGGCCTACACCCGGCCCTGGCTTACCAACACGGCCCAGGCCATGTTCCCCCTGGCGCTCTTCGACAAGTCAATCCGCAAGATCTTCGGGCGGTGGCTCAAGGAGCCCTCCAAGTGGACGGACTGCCTGCACATCCAGTCCATCATGATCATCCAGCCCTGCGACGTCTTCGACGACGGCCGCCAGAACATGTGCGATGGCTGCCCGGACGCCATCCACTACAAGGGCAAGATGGTCTGGAGCTGCCGCGTGGACGAACTGGAGAAGTTCGGCGGGTTCATCTCCTGCACGCCGCGCGGCGGATGCTGCGGCGGCGCGGCCCAGGAGGCCCCGGCCAAGGTGCAGGCCCCGCAGGCCCCCGAAGGCGACACCCAGCCCGAAGCGCCCGAGGCCGAAACACCTGAGGCCGCCGCGCCCGTTGCCGCACCGGCGCCGGCCGTGGCCGAGGAGCACCTGCCCGTCTCCAAGGAGGAGGCCCTGCCCCAGGTGAAGCAGATGCCTCTGCCAGTGGTGCACGAGACGCCGCTGCCCGCCGTGTCCGAGCCGACAACCAAGCCCGCTCCGGCTGCCGCGGCCGCCAAGCCCAAGGCCAAGCCCAAGGCTGAAGCCGCAGCGAAGAAAACCAAGGCCTCCAAGGCCAAAAAATCCAAGTGA
- a CDS encoding lipopolysaccharide biosynthesis protein — protein sequence MTRPPAPSSPGVKSHGILGKFLHLASAQTIRDLLHTAFFIYLARMDQSHYGEFQLAFNTAVIVLFLGEFGLNQPLVSSLSKKFGHKGDILVQYTLIKATILVLGWLGVTAFVMQQRYTGGLTNLIQVITAGVGLEALASTFFVACRVQGRQDLEARIRTLGAVCGYGWALGTLALGFQPHWIALFKIIENGINLAGGAWIAINKTDIQSLTLKGKALARTWATAKGGLVFVFMALFSILYNKANLFFLQRVAGPNSVAQYSATWEVVDAIQIPISSLLMKSVLFPLFVGLWRHNKDEFDRLKDNSVKWLLGASVPVMFFLFIESDRIIGLIYGQSYTQAMWLQKWLVPSVMFSFIHNLAAYLMMSQHRQNALFWIYGGGLALNVALCALLIPQNPLLGAGLAIVITKGAVGACTTLYCQRTMQLIKWRAVAPVVLTTAIGAALYFGLRPLGIRELAEGAAIAPFVVLGWKWWKEMRGQLQKG from the coding sequence ATGACCCGTCCGCCCGCACCGTCGTCTCCAGGCGTCAAATCCCACGGCATCTTGGGCAAGTTCCTGCATCTCGCCTCCGCCCAGACCATCCGCGACCTGCTGCACACCGCCTTCTTCATCTACCTGGCCCGCATGGACCAGAGCCACTACGGCGAGTTCCAGCTGGCCTTCAACACGGCCGTCATCGTGCTCTTCCTGGGCGAGTTCGGCCTGAACCAGCCCCTGGTCTCCTCGCTCTCCAAGAAGTTCGGGCACAAGGGCGACATCCTGGTGCAGTACACGCTGATCAAGGCCACCATCCTGGTGCTGGGGTGGCTCGGCGTCACGGCCTTCGTCATGCAGCAGCGCTACACCGGGGGCCTGACCAACCTCATCCAGGTGATCACGGCCGGCGTGGGCCTGGAGGCTCTGGCCAGCACCTTCTTCGTGGCCTGCCGCGTGCAGGGCCGCCAGGACCTGGAGGCCCGCATCCGCACCCTGGGCGCGGTCTGCGGCTACGGCTGGGCCCTGGGCACCCTTGCCCTTGGCTTCCAGCCCCACTGGATCGCCCTGTTCAAGATCATCGAGAACGGCATCAACCTCGCGGGCGGGGCCTGGATCGCCATCAACAAGACCGACATCCAGAGCCTGACCCTCAAGGGCAAGGCCCTGGCCCGAACCTGGGCCACGGCCAAGGGCGGGCTGGTGTTCGTGTTCATGGCCCTGTTCTCCATCCTCTACAACAAGGCCAACCTCTTCTTCCTGCAGCGCGTGGCAGGCCCCAACTCCGTGGCCCAATACTCCGCCACCTGGGAGGTGGTGGACGCCATCCAGATCCCCATCTCCAGCCTGCTCATGAAGAGCGTGCTTTTCCCGCTGTTCGTTGGCCTCTGGCGCCACAACAAGGACGAGTTCGACCGCCTCAAGGACAACTCGGTCAAATGGCTGCTCGGGGCCTCCGTGCCGGTGATGTTCTTCCTGTTCATCGAGTCCGACAGGATCATCGGGCTGATCTACGGCCAGAGCTACACCCAGGCCATGTGGCTGCAGAAGTGGCTGGTGCCCTCGGTGATGTTCAGCTTCATCCACAACCTCGCCGCCTACCTGATGATGAGCCAGCACCGCCAGAACGCCCTGTTCTGGATCTACGGGGGCGGACTGGCCCTGAACGTGGCCCTGTGCGCGCTGCTCATCCCGCAGAACCCGCTGCTTGGCGCGGGGCTGGCCATCGTCATCACCAAGGGCGCGGTGGGGGCCTGCACCACGCTCTACTGCCAGCGCACCATGCAGCTGATCAAATGGCGGGCCGTGGCCCCCGTGGTCCTGACCACGGCCATCGGCGCGGCGCTCTATTTCGGCCTGCGGCCCCTGGGGATCAGGGAGCTGGCCGAAGGCGCGGCGATTGCGCCGTTCGTGGTGCTGGGCTGGAAATGGTGGAAGGAGATGCGGGGGCAGTTGCAGAAGGGCTGA
- a CDS encoding glycosyltransferase family 4 protein, with translation MNLPTTAYVLLWFPLSSETFIFREVKSLRQQGLHVLVYSLYGKKLSNLSPEMLDASYGVRRMGLKALPLMARDILYWNRRVPGCFKALAREVLRRKWSCLEVKGEAWWAFLAGFRLARLLERDQVGHIHAPWANGPATAAWVASRLTGIPFSMAGRAGDIYPPDGALAEKIRDSAFVRANNLANVGYLASFAPGQEHKVNLVYNSLTLRENGDCDAAMVEPLKLLAVGRFARTKGFDVLLKACALLKKQGVRFRLTLVGAGFQGPVLRALRLLLGLKDCVDMPGFLPHDQLSYLFKTHDVFLVPSVVHSSGDRDGIPNVIMEALAYRMPVVATDVCGIPEVIRDGETGLIVPQRDPAALAAAVRRMASDRGRAVEMAAEGRELVKKMFDPQANAKALFELFARHLTPQDTENP, from the coding sequence TTGAATCTTCCCACTACCGCATACGTACTGCTCTGGTTTCCTCTCTCGTCGGAAACCTTCATCTTCCGCGAAGTCAAGTCCCTGCGTCAGCAGGGTCTGCACGTGCTCGTCTACAGCCTGTACGGCAAGAAGCTCTCCAACCTCTCGCCTGAGATGCTCGACGCCTCCTACGGGGTGCGGCGCATGGGCCTCAAGGCCCTGCCGCTGATGGCGCGCGACATCCTCTACTGGAACAGGCGCGTCCCCGGATGCTTCAAGGCCCTGGCCAGGGAGGTCCTGCGCCGGAAGTGGAGCTGCCTGGAGGTCAAGGGCGAGGCCTGGTGGGCCTTTCTCGCCGGGTTCAGGCTGGCGCGCCTGCTGGAGCGCGACCAGGTGGGCCACATCCACGCCCCCTGGGCCAACGGCCCGGCCACGGCGGCCTGGGTGGCCTCGCGGCTCACGGGCATCCCCTTTTCCATGGCCGGCCGCGCCGGGGACATCTACCCCCCCGACGGCGCCCTGGCCGAAAAAATCCGCGACAGCGCGTTCGTGCGCGCCAACAACCTGGCCAACGTGGGCTATCTGGCCTCCTTCGCGCCCGGCCAGGAGCACAAGGTCAACCTGGTCTACAACAGCCTCACCCTGCGCGAGAACGGCGACTGCGACGCCGCCATGGTCGAGCCGCTCAAGCTGCTGGCCGTGGGCCGCTTCGCCCGCACCAAGGGCTTCGACGTGCTGCTCAAGGCCTGCGCCCTGCTCAAGAAGCAGGGGGTGCGCTTCAGGCTGACCCTGGTGGGCGCGGGCTTCCAGGGGCCTGTCCTGCGCGCCCTGCGCCTGCTGCTGGGCCTCAAGGACTGCGTGGATATGCCCGGCTTCCTGCCGCACGACCAGCTGTCCTATCTGTTCAAGACGCATGACGTGTTCCTGGTGCCGAGCGTGGTGCACTCCAGCGGGGACCGCGACGGCATCCCCAACGTGATCATGGAGGCCCTGGCCTACCGTATGCCCGTGGTGGCCACCGACGTCTGCGGCATCCCCGAGGTGATACGCGACGGCGAGACAGGCCTGATCGTACCCCAGCGCGACCCGGCCGCCCTGGCCGCCGCCGTGCGCCGCATGGCCTCCGACAGGGGCCGCGCCGTGGAGATGGCGGCTGAAGGGCGCGAGTTGGTGAAGAAGATGTTCGACCCCCAGGCCAACGCCAAGGCTCTCTTCGAGCTCTTCGCCAGGCACCTCACCCCCCAGGATACGGAGAACCCCTAG